A stretch of Mucilaginibacter terrae DNA encodes these proteins:
- a CDS encoding glycoside hydrolase family 2 TIM barrel-domain containing protein yields MKRILIAVFFIITHTAYSQQSHRLNNGWEFLQQDLGGIWEAVRPVPAGGPESVPLWQNVSLPHCFNSRDAVDPDVNYYQGPGWYRTKLTLDNPYANGRTVLHFEGAGQKTDVYIYTTKVASHLGGYDEWTADITDAVEALKKTAVYQKQFKGKIPLSIRCDNSRDLETIPSQMSDFNVYGGLYRYVNLVYQPAVSINQVWITPSLQKGLKSGSIDVKATFTGLEKVGNANGEITIIDANGKTVAKGKYTVQSPAFQGKYSLGKFPIKNPRLWHPNAPNLYTVKLTATANNQTFTQTEKIGFRSFEFEEHGPFFFNGKRLLLRGTHRHEDHAGVAAAMTEEMMRREMQMMKDMGINFIRLGHYQQSRIILNLCDSLGILAWEEEPWCRGGLGGEKYQAIARQMMTNMIEQHYNHPSIVLWGLGNENDWEGDFEEFDKQKIRAFMKEQHELTHRLDPTRLTSIRRCDFCKDIPDVYSPSIWAGWYRDKFTDYKRISEEEFNKVSRFFHAEWGGDSHAMRHAENADYPFISTHTDKKDTLIKNGAKNSDWSESYICNLFDWHLKEQENMPWLTGSAFWVFKDFSTPLRPDNPVPYVNQKGVVERDLTPKESFYVFQSYWSDKPMAHIYGHTWPVRWGKPGEEKLVKVYSNCNEAELFVNGKSLGTKKRNSQNFPAAGLHWLVAFNAGSNTIKVIAKKGKNFVNDEITQQYQTQQWSKPAKLILEQLDKKDGIVTAQVKLLDADNIPCLDAANWIEFGLTGDGKLLDNLGTSNGSRKVQAYNGRAIIKVDLLRGNSILTVKSLGLSTEFLKLSDGK; encoded by the coding sequence ATGAAAAGAATTCTGATCGCTGTGTTTTTTATAATCACACACACGGCTTACAGCCAGCAAAGCCATCGCCTCAATAATGGCTGGGAATTTTTGCAGCAAGACCTTGGCGGCATTTGGGAAGCCGTGCGCCCGGTTCCTGCGGGCGGTCCTGAGAGTGTGCCTTTATGGCAAAATGTAAGCTTACCCCACTGTTTTAACTCGCGAGATGCCGTTGATCCCGATGTTAACTATTACCAAGGCCCAGGTTGGTACCGTACCAAGCTAACCCTTGATAATCCTTATGCTAACGGACGAACGGTACTGCACTTTGAAGGTGCGGGGCAAAAAACTGATGTTTACATATACACCACCAAGGTAGCCTCGCATTTGGGTGGCTACGATGAGTGGACCGCCGATATTACCGATGCGGTTGAAGCTTTAAAAAAAACAGCGGTCTATCAAAAGCAATTTAAAGGCAAGATCCCGTTATCTATCCGTTGCGATAACTCGCGCGATTTGGAGACTATCCCATCTCAAATGTCGGACTTCAATGTATATGGTGGCCTGTATCGATATGTTAACCTGGTTTATCAGCCTGCGGTATCAATCAATCAGGTATGGATAACGCCGTCGCTGCAAAAAGGCTTAAAATCGGGCAGTATTGATGTAAAAGCAACTTTTACCGGACTCGAAAAAGTTGGTAATGCCAATGGTGAAATCACAATTATAGATGCAAATGGAAAAACTGTAGCTAAAGGAAAATATACTGTACAAAGTCCGGCGTTTCAGGGTAAGTACTCACTGGGCAAATTTCCCATCAAAAATCCACGCTTATGGCACCCTAACGCACCCAACCTTTACACCGTTAAACTTACTGCTACGGCCAACAACCAAACCTTCACCCAAACCGAAAAGATTGGCTTCAGGAGTTTTGAGTTTGAGGAACATGGGCCTTTCTTTTTTAATGGCAAGCGACTGTTATTGCGCGGCACCCATCGCCATGAAGACCACGCAGGCGTGGCCGCTGCCATGACCGAGGAAATGATGCGCCGCGAAATGCAGATGATGAAAGACATGGGCATCAACTTTATCAGACTTGGGCACTATCAGCAATCGCGCATAATATTAAACCTGTGCGATAGCCTTGGAATATTAGCGTGGGAAGAAGAGCCCTGGTGCCGTGGTGGTTTAGGCGGCGAAAAGTACCAGGCTATAGCCCGCCAGATGATGACTAATATGATCGAGCAGCATTACAATCATCCATCGATAGTTTTATGGGGATTAGGTAATGAGAATGATTGGGAAGGCGATTTTGAGGAGTTTGACAAGCAAAAGATCAGGGCGTTTATGAAGGAACAGCATGAACTAACACATAGGCTCGACCCTACCCGCCTGACCTCCATTCGCCGATGCGATTTTTGCAAGGATATACCTGATGTATACTCGCCATCCATATGGGCCGGCTGGTACCGCGATAAGTTCACCGATTATAAACGCATCAGCGAAGAAGAGTTCAACAAAGTGTCGCGATTTTTTCATGCCGAATGGGGTGGCGACAGTCACGCTATGCGTCACGCCGAAAATGCCGACTATCCCTTTATAAGCACTCATACCGATAAGAAGGATACGTTAATAAAGAACGGCGCAAAAAACAGCGATTGGAGCGAAAGCTACATTTGCAACCTGTTCGACTGGCATCTTAAAGAACAGGAGAATATGCCTTGGCTTACAGGTTCGGCCTTTTGGGTATTCAAAGATTTTTCGACACCGTTAAGGCCTGATAATCCTGTGCCCTATGTGAACCAAAAGGGCGTAGTTGAACGTGACCTTACACCTAAAGAATCTTTTTATGTATTCCAGTCATACTGGAGTGATAAGCCGATGGCACACATTTACGGGCACACCTGGCCCGTGCGCTGGGGTAAACCTGGCGAAGAAAAGCTGGTAAAAGTTTACTCCAATTGCAATGAGGCCGAGTTATTTGTAAACGGTAAAAGCCTCGGTACAAAAAAACGCAACAGCCAGAATTTTCCTGCAGCTGGTTTACATTGGCTGGTTGCTTTTAATGCAGGCAGTAATACCATTAAAGTGATCGCTAAAAAAGGAAAAAACTTTGTTAATGATGAAATAACCCAGCAGTACCAAACCCAACAATGGAGCAAACCCGCCAAATTGATTTTAGAACAATTAGATAAAAAAGACGGTATAGTTACCGCCCAAGTGAAACTGCTTGATGCCGATAACATCCCCTGCCTTGATGCCGCCAATTGGATTGAATTTGGACTCACTGGCGATGGAAAGTTATTGGATAACTTGGGCACATCAAATGGCTCGCGTAAAGTGCAGGCTTATAACGGCCGTGCAATTATAAAAGTGGATTTACTGCGGGGTAATAGCATTTTAACTGTGAAGTCGCTCGGCTTGAGTACGGAGTTTTTGAAGTTGAGTGATGGCAAGTAA
- a CDS encoding glycoside hydrolase family 88 protein, with translation MNKLLPLALSLLSTVAYAQSDYKKAMPFAEKQTDVMLKEIPEAKTKSTKPNVVVPRTLDAKGNLVMIPSKDWVSGFFPGELWYLYEYTKNQKWADVANQYTTYIEPEQFDKGTHDVGFKVYCSVGNGYRLTHDARYKDIIIQAAKTLSTRFNPKVGCIKSWDHRKDWPYPVIIDNMMNLELLFAATTLSGDSSFYKIAVTHANTTMKNHFRPDYSSYHVVDYDPETGAVLHKATHQGYADSSAWARGQGWGLYGYTLCYRETKNPIYLKQAEAIAKFIFTNPNLPKDKVAYWDFNDPGIPNVPRDASAAALMASALYELSTYSKNGKEYRKTADQIVASLTKSYQAKPGESHGFILLHSTGHKPANSEIDVPISYADYYYLEALLRQQRLAQGKKLIDDVK, from the coding sequence ATGAATAAACTTTTACCCTTAGCGTTAAGCTTGCTATCAACTGTAGCTTACGCACAAAGCGATTACAAAAAAGCCATGCCCTTTGCCGAAAAGCAAACCGATGTGATGCTGAAAGAAATTCCGGAAGCCAAAACCAAAAGCACCAAACCCAATGTGGTCGTTCCGCGTACGCTGGATGCCAAAGGGAATTTAGTAATGATACCTTCCAAAGACTGGGTTAGCGGTTTTTTCCCCGGCGAGCTGTGGTATTTGTATGAGTACACCAAAAATCAAAAATGGGCCGATGTTGCCAATCAGTATACCACTTACATTGAACCCGAGCAGTTTGATAAAGGCACCCACGATGTGGGCTTTAAAGTATACTGCAGCGTGGGCAACGGCTATCGCTTAACACATGATGCGCGGTATAAAGACATCATCATTCAGGCCGCTAAAACGCTGTCTACGCGCTTTAACCCTAAAGTGGGATGTATTAAATCATGGGATCATCGTAAGGATTGGCCTTACCCGGTAATTATCGATAACATGATGAACTTGGAGTTGCTGTTCGCTGCAACTACACTCTCGGGCGATTCATCGTTTTACAAGATAGCCGTAACTCACGCCAATACCACCATGAAAAACCATTTCAGGCCCGATTACAGCTCGTACCACGTGGTGGATTACGACCCGGAAACTGGCGCCGTACTACACAAGGCTACTCACCAGGGTTATGCCGATTCATCGGCTTGGGCACGTGGCCAGGGCTGGGGACTTTACGGTTATACTCTATGCTACCGCGAGACTAAGAACCCGATTTATTTAAAACAAGCCGAAGCTATTGCCAAGTTCATTTTCACCAATCCAAATTTACCAAAAGATAAGGTGGCCTACTGGGACTTTAATGATCCGGGCATCCCAAATGTGCCGCGCGATGCTTCGGCCGCTGCGCTCATGGCTTCGGCATTGTACGAGTTGAGCACTTATAGCAAAAACGGAAAAGAATACCGCAAAACAGCCGACCAGATTGTGGCCAGCTTAACTAAAAGCTACCAGGCCAAACCCGGCGAAAGCCACGGATTTATATTGCTGCACAGCACCGGCCACAAGCCAGCTAACAGCGAAATTGATGTGCCTATAAGTTATGCCGACTATTATTACCTCGAAGCCCTGTTACGCCAGCAGCGTTTGGCTCAAGGGAAGAAATTGATAGATGATGTTAAATAA
- a CDS encoding alginate lyase family protein, with protein sequence MKSNIAIIILTACFLLSWRSIDNSEVRQQVVSTLKASILKEAAWAMQQQPITVTAQSCTRSAGGKHDFYSEGDYWWPDEKNPDGPYTQKDGLTNPQNFVAHRLAMIRFSRIIGALASAYKITHDKQYATHALQHLKAWFINPETLMNPNLQYAQAIKGVATGRGIGIIDTIQLMEVVVGMKAMQDAGVISKNDLSTIKNWFAQYLIWLTTHQYGKDEMNAKNNHGTCWVMQTACFAKFTGNKALQDTCIKRYKTVLLPTQMTADGSFPLELKRTKPYGYSIFNLDAMTTICQLLSTSQDNLWDYKTADGKSIKKGIEFLYPYLKDKNQWSYPHDVMHWESWPVAQPSLVFGAAAYDQNQWLDTWKTLDHNPTNEEIIRNLPVRHPLIWLN encoded by the coding sequence GTGAAATCCAACATCGCCATAATCATATTAACCGCATGCTTTTTATTAAGCTGGCGTAGCATAGACAATAGTGAGGTTAGGCAACAGGTTGTATCAACCTTAAAAGCATCTATATTAAAAGAAGCCGCTTGGGCTATGCAGCAACAGCCGATTACCGTAACCGCTCAAAGTTGTACGCGCAGTGCAGGAGGGAAGCACGATTTTTACTCCGAAGGCGATTATTGGTGGCCTGATGAAAAAAATCCCGATGGACCATACACTCAAAAGGATGGATTGACAAATCCGCAAAACTTTGTGGCGCATAGGTTGGCTATGATCAGGTTTAGCCGCATTATTGGTGCGTTGGCTTCGGCTTATAAGATCACACATGATAAACAGTACGCAACGCACGCGTTACAGCATTTAAAAGCGTGGTTTATTAACCCTGAAACATTAATGAATCCTAACCTACAATATGCGCAGGCTATTAAAGGCGTGGCAACGGGCAGGGGAATAGGAATTATTGATACCATTCAGTTGATGGAAGTGGTGGTAGGTATGAAGGCAATGCAAGATGCTGGCGTAATCAGCAAAAATGATTTGAGCACTATCAAAAACTGGTTTGCTCAATATCTTATCTGGCTTACCACACACCAATATGGCAAGGATGAAATGAATGCCAAAAATAACCATGGCACCTGCTGGGTAATGCAAACCGCATGCTTTGCCAAATTTACCGGCAATAAAGCCCTGCAGGATACCTGCATTAAACGCTACAAAACAGTATTGCTACCCACACAAATGACAGCAGATGGTAGTTTTCCGTTAGAACTGAAGCGGACTAAACCTTACGGGTATTCCATTTTTAATTTGGATGCCATGACCACCATATGCCAGTTGCTGAGTACTTCACAAGATAACTTATGGGATTATAAAACAGCAGATGGTAAATCAATAAAAAAAGGAATTGAGTTTTTGTATCCATACTTAAAAGACAAAAACCAATGGTCATACCCGCATGATGTGATGCACTGGGAAAGCTGGCCCGTTGCGCAACCATCGCTTGTGTTTGGAGCAGCTGCATACGATCAAAATCAGTGGCTCGATACCTGGAAAACACTCGACCACAATCCAACCAATGAAGAAATTATAAGAAACCTGCCGGTGCGCCATCCGCTCATCTGGCTTAATTAA
- a CDS encoding alginate lyase family protein, with translation MKNLLIILLVFGISTSVKGQYVSLSSAEVESLKSVLKTDAKVKKEYEGYKNIAEKALNETPNPILKVTSQGLLQGNPAKTASLKAVEDGPKIYALALYYRLNADKSYLNKAQEFLSAWAKINQATGDPIDETKLEEFFAGYDLIRADIKKDQQQEIDRWMESIAVAELNSPYSKPGKSTAVNNWNSHRIKVITQAVYTIHAENKYRDTLLFELNKQIGQNMYADGSSFDFAERDALHYHIYTLEPLLKAMIVLNRAEGKNYYAEQSSTGSSVKKSVDFLIPFVIGEKTHGEFANSKVKFDRDRAANGEKGYIAGAPFKQKNGIIVLSLVDYFDPSVRKIIAQVAGDDYSDWQLVLNQVRDKVK, from the coding sequence TTGAAAAATTTACTGATAATCTTACTTGTATTTGGTATAAGTACAAGTGTTAAAGGGCAATATGTAAGCTTATCTTCAGCAGAAGTTGAAAGTTTAAAAAGTGTTCTTAAAACTGATGCGAAAGTTAAAAAGGAATATGAGGGTTATAAAAATATTGCCGAAAAAGCATTAAACGAAACGCCTAATCCTATACTTAAAGTAACATCGCAAGGTTTGCTGCAGGGCAATCCGGCTAAAACGGCCAGTTTAAAAGCGGTTGAAGATGGGCCTAAAATTTATGCACTGGCCTTATATTACCGCCTTAACGCAGATAAGTCCTATCTAAACAAAGCGCAGGAGTTTCTGTCGGCCTGGGCAAAAATTAACCAGGCAACCGGAGACCCAATAGATGAAACCAAATTGGAGGAATTTTTTGCCGGTTATGATCTGATCCGTGCCGATATTAAGAAAGATCAGCAGCAGGAAATTGACAGGTGGATGGAAAGCATTGCTGTTGCCGAACTTAATAGCCCATATTCAAAACCCGGCAAATCTACGGCTGTTAATAACTGGAATTCGCACCGTATTAAGGTAATTACACAGGCTGTATACACCATTCATGCCGAAAATAAATATCGGGACACACTGTTATTTGAGTTGAATAAGCAGATCGGGCAAAACATGTATGCCGATGGCTCAAGCTTTGATTTTGCTGAGCGCGATGCCTTACATTACCATATTTATACCTTAGAACCGCTCTTAAAAGCCATGATTGTATTGAATCGTGCCGAAGGGAAGAATTACTATGCCGAACAGTCTTCAACAGGTTCATCGGTTAAAAAGTCGGTTGACTTTTTAATACCCTTTGTAATCGGCGAGAAAACCCACGGCGAGTTTGCCAACAGTAAAGTTAAATTCGACCGCGACCGTGCCGCCAATGGCGAAAAAGGTTATATAGCCGGAGCGCCATTCAAGCAAAAGAACGGCATTATCGTACTCTCGCTGGTTGATTATTTCGACCCATCGGTGCGTAAAATTATTGCACAGGTTGCCGGCGACGATTACAGTGATTGGCAATTGGTGCTTAACCAGGTACGCGATAAAGTAAAGTAG
- the bglX gene encoding beta-glucosidase BglX: MKKQLLLTFSFLSICFGTYAQSKKAAITIDEKVERLLGQMTLEEKVGQLNQYTGDRLATGPVTENSTKYKDIKEGKVGSMLNVRGAKDTRMVQEIAMQSRLKIPLLFGLDVIHGYRVTFPIPLAEAASWDLKAIETSARVAAIESAAAGQHWTFAPMVDISRDPRWGRVMEGAGEDTYLGSLIAKARVKGFQGNKLGDLDAIMACVKHFAAYGAAIGGRDYNSVDMSDRALWETYLPPFKAAVDAGAATFMNSFNDLNGIPATGNSYLQRDILKGKWGFKGFVVSDWGSIREMIAHGFAKNNAEAAQYAINAGSDMDMEGRVYLSSLAKLVQDRKVDIALVDDAVRRILRKKFELGLFDDPYRFSNEARENKVLNSADNRSKSRDMAKRSIVLLKNDKQLLPLSKSLKTIAVIGPLAKSEKDMMGFWSVKWDNDHLVSLYEGLQNKLGKNTQLLYAAGCNSVTDSTHSGFAEAVEVAKKADVVIMAVGEAFDMSGEAKSRANIHIPGAQEELVQAVKQAGKPVVVLTMSGRPMIFNWVADNADAILHSWWLGSEAGNAMADVLFGDYNPAGKLPMTFPRSEGQIPVYYNYKSTGRPSPTDLAGVYRSGYIDMVNSPRYAFGYGLSYTKFSLTDLKLDKSKVISTDSISVTCLLKNEGKYAGEEVVQLYLQDVFASVTRPVKELKSFEKVYLKPGESKTVKFVVNKEMLSFYDQKMNWTAEPGEFKLMIGNSSDHIMLQSKFELETN; the protein is encoded by the coding sequence ATGAAGAAACAATTACTACTCACTTTTTCATTTTTAAGTATATGTTTTGGGACTTATGCGCAGAGCAAAAAAGCTGCAATTACTATTGATGAAAAGGTTGAACGCCTGTTAGGACAAATGACGCTGGAGGAAAAGGTTGGGCAGCTAAACCAGTATACAGGTGATAGGCTTGCCACCGGCCCTGTTACCGAGAATAGTACCAAATACAAAGACATAAAAGAAGGCAAAGTAGGCTCGATGCTGAACGTGCGCGGTGCAAAAGATACCCGAATGGTACAGGAGATAGCTATGCAATCTCGCTTGAAAATACCGCTGCTTTTTGGGTTAGATGTTATACATGGTTACCGTGTTACCTTCCCCATACCACTGGCCGAAGCCGCCAGCTGGGATTTAAAAGCTATTGAAACTTCGGCGCGTGTGGCGGCTATTGAGTCGGCTGCAGCAGGCCAGCACTGGACGTTTGCCCCCATGGTTGACATAAGTCGCGATCCGCGCTGGGGCCGTGTAATGGAGGGGGCAGGGGAAGATACTTACCTGGGCTCATTGATAGCCAAAGCACGCGTTAAAGGCTTCCAGGGAAATAAGTTGGGCGATTTAGATGCGATAATGGCTTGCGTAAAACACTTTGCAGCTTACGGTGCCGCAATTGGCGGGCGTGATTATAACTCGGTTGATATGAGCGACCGCGCATTATGGGAAACTTATTTGCCACCCTTTAAAGCTGCTGTTGATGCTGGTGCAGCCACATTCATGAATTCCTTTAACGATTTAAACGGTATACCTGCTACAGGCAACAGCTATCTGCAACGAGATATATTGAAAGGTAAGTGGGGTTTTAAAGGCTTTGTGGTGAGCGATTGGGGTTCGATACGTGAAATGATTGCACATGGGTTTGCCAAAAACAACGCGGAGGCTGCCCAATACGCTATTAATGCCGGTAGTGATATGGATATGGAAGGCCGCGTATATCTGTCAAGCCTGGCTAAATTGGTACAGGATAGAAAAGTAGATATTGCTTTAGTAGATGATGCGGTAAGAAGAATTCTGCGTAAAAAGTTTGAATTGGGATTGTTTGACGATCCGTACCGTTTCAGCAATGAAGCTCGCGAAAACAAGGTTTTAAATTCAGCCGATAACCGTTCAAAATCTCGTGATATGGCCAAGCGCAGCATTGTGTTACTGAAGAATGATAAACAGTTATTACCATTGTCAAAAAGCTTGAAAACGATAGCCGTAATTGGTCCGTTGGCTAAATCGGAAAAAGATATGATGGGCTTTTGGTCAGTCAAATGGGATAATGACCATCTGGTATCATTGTATGAGGGTTTGCAGAATAAGTTAGGCAAAAATACCCAACTGCTTTATGCTGCCGGTTGCAATAGCGTTACCGATAGTACGCATAGCGGCTTTGCCGAGGCGGTGGAAGTTGCCAAAAAAGCCGATGTGGTAATTATGGCTGTAGGAGAGGCGTTTGATATGAGCGGCGAAGCCAAAAGCCGGGCTAACATACATATCCCCGGTGCACAGGAAGAGTTGGTACAAGCAGTTAAACAAGCAGGCAAGCCAGTGGTGGTACTCACTATGTCGGGCAGGCCAATGATCTTTAACTGGGTAGCTGATAATGCCGATGCCATTTTACATAGCTGGTGGCTTGGCAGCGAGGCCGGAAATGCCATGGCTGATGTGTTGTTTGGCGATTACAATCCTGCCGGAAAACTACCTATGACTTTCCCTCGATCCGAAGGGCAGATACCGGTATATTACAATTACAAAAGTACCGGTCGGCCATCACCAACGGATTTGGCAGGAGTTTATCGCTCAGGATATATTGATATGGTGAACAGTCCGCGTTATGCTTTTGGCTATGGTTTGAGCTATACCAAATTTAGTTTAACAGACTTGAAGCTGGATAAGAGTAAAGTTATATCAACCGATTCTATTTCAGTTACTTGTTTGTTGAAAAATGAAGGTAAATATGCAGGCGAAGAAGTGGTACAGTTATACTTGCAGGATGTCTTTGCCAGTGTTACACGCCCGGTTAAAGAATTAAAAAGCTTTGAAAAAGTTTATCTTAAACCCGGAGAAAGCAAGACAGTCAAATTTGTTGTTAACAAAGAAATGTTGTCTTTTTACGATCAAAAGATGAACTGGACAGCAGAGCCTGGCGAGTTTAAGCTGATGATAGGCAACTCGTCGGACCATATTATGTTGCAAAGTAAGTTTGAACTGGAAACCAATTAA